The genomic stretch TGTGCTTCTATCTGATACTTTTAAGCTTTCTAAAGAAACATCTGGAACTTGAATTTGTGTTTGTGTTTGTACTAAACTATTCTCCTTGTTAATGGTTGAAACAGAAGGATAACATAAAACATAATTCTGAGGAAGATTGTTTGTGTATAGTTGAGGAGTAAATGGTAAATTATTAACTAATAAGGGAATTTGAGTTGgagaatatatattttgttCTTTTAAATCTCcctttaataaattatccTTTTTTTTGTGTTTTTCTTTGCTCTTTTTACTCTTCTTCTTATGCTTACAATATTCTTTTGAGCTTTCTTTCTGATTAtactctttttttattattaatcttGGTCTCtcattatttcttttcaacCCTAATGTGAGAATTCcactttttttattcttagCTAGTTGAATTCTATTAAAAGCATCCCTTGATTTGTCCTTAACtctaaaataatttagtTGTTTCTCATGATTGGGATGATTATGTTGACAggataatttatttgtttctcCTTTAAAATGTACTTTATTAAGATTTGTCAAATTCCCAAATTCCACCTTTTGTTCTAAGCTTTGAACAGTTAAACTTTTCATCTGTAGTTCTAATTCCTTTTCCCTTAATTGAATCTCCCTTTCTCTCAATTCcaattctttctctttGATACTTTCTCCTAATTGTTTGCAATCTTTGGAAAAAATAGTTTGTGAAACTTCTCCGgtaacaataattttttttatgtTCGAGCTttgattcttttctttattaatattattcccAATTAAATTCATACTTGACAAAcatgataatatttcatttctaatttcttttgtagtttcattttctatttttggagaaagtttattaaattcaagtGATTCCTTGGATTGATCTTCTGCCTCACTTTTAGTTCCTTTCCTAGATAACTTGAAGTTTATTTTACCCagttttttgaatatatttggataaatatttgaaactaGCTGTGAATCTTTTGTATCAAGAAATGTCCCATCAGGAAAGCAAGAATAAATTggaattgaaatattcCATTTATCATTCCTTTTTGGTAATGGACAAAATGCAGTACCTAAAATTGTACTGGGTTTTTTAAAGCTACAATTTgaagtatttttttcatttaaattaactCCTTCGAATGTTAAAGAAAAGTAATTACAATTATCATTGGTTTGATATATTTGCATGGAGAATTGGATTTTCTCaaaatctttttgaatttgatcaGTTGAACTATTACTACCCCAGTTAAGCTTAGATCCTTTAGATGAAAAAgtttcttttgaaatttgtgTGTTTTTGTTTGATTCAGATCCACTTTTGATATTTAATGTGATCCTGGGAACTAtagattttaattcaatttcatcactgataatgatttcttttgtttcaatattaatagaggatatttcaaatgaataaaaaacCTTTTCATTCACCAAAGATGACTCCTTATCATCTGTAAATactttttctaaattttcCCAGCCTTCAAATTTTCTAATCTCTTCCATGATTCTGTTGTTTTGATCCTTACTCCTATTATTTAACCTTAAATAGTTGTTTTGTTCGTTAAAGAAGTAGGGATTCAATGGAATGTCATTTACTTCAGGTAGTCTTTGGATAGTTAACATTCCTTTTTTCAGTGAGCtaattgtattaattaCATCATTCCCTGAATTGTGctttttctcttttgaTGTTTTTTCATTCTTATCCTTTGTgtaaatatcttttttaagTTTGAATCTTGACGATGAATTTGATGATGCTGATGAATCAATATATGAAGTAGAACTAAATGAAGAACAGGATGAGGAAATACAAGATGAACAAGATGAAGAGGATGAAGAAGAACATGACGAACATGATGATGAATAAGGATTGCTACATGAGATTGTAGCCGGGGAAAATAAGGAAGATGGAAGCGATGAAAAATTTGAGTATTCTATTGAAGAGGATGAATCTGAACTGTATGAGAGCGATGATAAGGATGATGAAGAATTGTTTAAAGAAGTACAAACTGATTCTGTCTCATGATTTTTAGAGTGATTATAGTTATCTGGAACCACAAAGGATAGTCTAGAAGAACAAACTGATGATACTGGTTTATTTGTTGATGAATTTTTGCTGGAGCAGGTTTCCTCTAATCCTTTACTTAATTTCTCCATGTTATTAGACTTTTTCTTGGAGTTGCGTTCATTTTTACCTTTCTTGGGATTATTATGGTATGTTTTAACTTCAGTTTCAGGGAACCActtttttaaagttttgGCATGATAGGAGTTATCTgatttatcattaataagTTCAGGgtagttttttttattcttttcgGAATTGTTCCCTTTTGATGACGAATCAGAACGCCACCAAATTGGAATTTCTTCCCTAGACTTTCTTAAACTCATACATTAGAAGGTATTATATAAAAGATCtttctcaaaattaaaatttactACTTTTTTCCACTAACCAATCTCATTTATTGGCTTCACACTTTTGCGTTACGTCTAAACTATACATTTGACTaagttaatttaaaaacaTTAGTATGCCTTAAATATTTCGGGTATATGAAATCTATCATCTTAATTCCAAATCCTTTTCTGGCTTTTATTTCCCATTTTTTTAGCTTTTTTTCTCCATACAATTTTACATGCAAATAATCActaaataatcattttcaatattggCGCCAATATGTTCGATACcatataattattaatagtgGTAATAATTGcatcaaatttaaaaaaatggagTGGAAGGCATAATAATAAGtttaaagaattagagCTTAGCTATATTACCttttgatttaaagaaatttgtTCACAAATCTTGGAATTTAGTGATCataattatattctaaGTATGTTTTTGGTAAAATggaacattttttttaagataAATTAAGTTACTAAATTGAAAGAAACAcaccaataatatttgtcTTAAAGAATCAGTATTTGAGGCTCACCTCAATTCTTGACTTTTAAACATTCTTGAAATACTTAATTTAATGCATGAAAAATACCGCCATTGATACCTTGTGTCTCCTGATCAAGTGAAAATAACCAAATAATGGGaaagtaataaaagaaaagttaTTGGATCTAagtttgaattaaaataattaaggCTTGAGAAATCTTATAATGGTGGATTTATTTAGGGCTGCGCTACTAtttcctttatttttaataattatttgtataTCTCTCCCTTTTACTGAATGCGAGAGAATACATGAGCTCACAAAACTCAAACAAGAGAGCCCAAATAGtttgattaatttcaacTTTACAGGATATCAACACTTCGTCTTGATGGATGGAAGAGACTATGACTTGGTTATCCTTTATACAGGAACGAAAAAGTCCTGTCCATCATGTGTGACCTCTAGTAATAATTTCGAGGTTGCAGCTAAAAATTACTACAAACAATTAAAGCCAaatcagaaaatattttttggatATTTATATGTGGATAAAGTAGAGAATGTGGTTGGAATTCATAAGCTTAGGTTCCTTCCAgcaataatttatattgaatCTACAAAGCAATTTATAACTTCATCTCTTTCATTTAGTAGAGAAAGCCAGTGGAGAATTCCAGAACAAAAAGATATTTCTAGCGTTGCTATgataaaatttttgaattctaGAActggaaataattttgagaTAATCTTAAGctttgaagaaaaagttAAGAGAATCTCAATGCtcatatttttattaattgtatCCATTTTATGCATatacaatattattatgcTAGCAAGAAATAAACCTTTCATCATAATGATACTAGCAATAATTGCATGTTCAATCTCAATGTCTGGAATAGTTTACAGCATTCAACATGGAAAGTATCAATCAAGAGACTTCTTTGTTCAAAACCCGAGAGTACAGAATCTACATGAGGGTATGCTAATGTCTATACTTATGAcattatcttcattattcCTATTTCTTACTCCTTTTGTTATTCACGgaaaaatctttattttcaagcGTAAGATCCCAGGCTGGTCAGCACTCATATTGCTTATTTCCTTCATTTTTTCGGTACTTTGTATTTATTTCGGCTACAAGATGAAAGTCTCATGGTATGCACCTACTTTCTATCCTCCTCCGGGATATCTCAAGGGACCCTTACTAGTAGATAGAGGCAACTCcttctaataaatatagCTTCACCTGTATAGTAAAATAAGTGTCGATAACAAACTAAATATCTCGTTCAAAATagacaaaaaaaattatataagaTAAAATTAAGCAGTAACTATACTACCATAACTAGCCCCAAAGAGCAACATATACTATTTGTGGCGTCTAGTAACGCCTGTCATAAAACATAAGGCCTGATGATCACCCTGTTAAAAAGCAACCTCCAGTCCAAATTCCCTAACGGTTGAAATGATTAACGCGAACGCCTTAGCCTCTCCTGTTGCGATGGTAAAATCTGGGTAATTTAACCACCAAAACCGTATAAAGTCTTGCCTTGTCTCTTAAGAGCATGAACTACATCCATAGCAGTAACGGTCTTACGTCTGGCATACTCAGTGTAGGTAACAGCATCCTTAATTACGGTTTCTAAGAATGCCTTCAATACACCTCTGACTTCTTCGTAGATCAAGGCGGAAATACGTTTAACACCACCTCTACGTGCGAGACGACGGATGGCTGGCTTTGTGATACCTTGGATGTTATCACGGAGAACCTTACGATGACGCTTGGCACCTCCCTTTCCTAAACCCTTACCTCCTTTACCACGACCAGAcatatttcttttcttgcgttaatattaaatttaagtTGTTGAATGGAGTTCGAAGTAGACTGCGCTCAACTGAAACTCGTCCAGGCTCTTGCCTGCTTATCCTAAGGGAGATTTTCGGCACCCTTCCACACTTTCATGTGGACTAAGGTTCAAATATGGACGTCATTCTCCTGTCTATAGAAAGAGCTATTGTGGACAAAGCCACTTTTGGATTTTACTAAATGAGGGGTTGCCGCTCAAATGCGGGAGGTCTTAATACATTTaacttattaataaagatacAAGTGTGGGTAAATTATATTAGGATATCATTACAATTCTAGATTGATAAAAATCgactttcttttttttccctGGTAACTTTTCACTGAGCTGTGTtacattaatatattttactGTCCAGCCATTAGTCCATTCAACAGCGTTTGTCTCCaagttttgaattaatactCGTGATATCTATTTACATATATTTTAGAGATGAAGCTATTCTTTgttctttttatttattgatcTCCCTGCTTTTTTTTCCTGATTTTACTTAGGTTCCTTACTTTAGGGAAGATTGTTAAGTATTCTATCAAATATTTGGCGCCATCAATAAGAGAAGTGAACATAATTTGAGATGTAAATCAGAATGGACAAATGGCAGAACATTTAGCTCGGATCTTAGGCACTGAAGAGGATCGTGTAAACTGTCCGTTCTACTGGAAAATTGGGGCGTGCCGTCATGGAGATCAGTGCAGTAGGAATCATTATAAGCCCACTAGTAGTCCAACAGTGATTATTAGGCATATTTACGAGAATAGTCCAGTAGCTTTGGCAATAGCTGAAGGCCAAGAGGTTAGTGATAAGCTTGCAGATGAAGAATCTGACAAGGTTGAGGTTTTTTATGAGGAAATGTTTAAGgaattatcaaaatatgGTGAGATTTtagaattattgatttgCGATAATATTGGCGATCATATGATTGGGAACGTATACATTCGTTTTTCAACAGAAGAATATGCAAAAACTGCATTGGCCAATCTGAGAGGAAAGATGTATGCTGGTAAACCTATCAATATCGAGCTTTCACCTGTTAGCGATTTTAAGGAGGCTCGTTGCAGACAGTATATAGATGGTTGTTGCAATAGAGGAGGATATTGCAACTTTATGCATATAAAGCACGTACCAAGATGCGTAAAGGATAAGATATTTGATCAAATGTATTCTGAACATCCAGAATATCTTCACAGGAAAACAAATTCATGTGGGAAGTCTAGTGCTAGAGATGACGGAAAAGGCTCAGAATCATCAAGACCTCGAAAATTCCAAAGACAATCATCAGAAGAAAGGAGGCTAATGATAGAATCATGGAATAAACGTAGGGAAAACAACTCTTGGTattgattatattaaatttaattatattccTAATATACTTCTATTTTTCTGTTTCTTATTGATTACATAAATTGCATATTTGAGCATTAAGACAATTATTATGTACATACATTTTACATAAGGAGCATACTCTATTTCCACTTTTGTACAGGGCACAATTACAAACTCCGCATATTAAATCcttttcatcttctttgCATTCATAGCAAATTCTTGTTCCATATTTTGAATCTAAGTAGTCGAAACCTTCTGGAAGGGATTCAGACAAAATTTCTCCATTTTCCACTGGGAAATTGATTAGTTTGTGACACTTAGAACATACTTTACAATCGTCACAGAGCCAGAAGTTTCTCGGAACTTTATGAAGCTTTGGATTTAAACATGATGTATGGAAGCAGCGGCTGCAAATATCGCAGAAAACCTGAATACTTGGTCTATCACTTCTCTTACATACAGTACAACTGATGCATTCAGAGCAAGCCCAAGGGAAgctatttttaatatattcagaCATTTTTGGTGAACAACACCAAGTGTGGAAAGACTTATGACAAACATTACATCTAAGAATATTCTCATAGTTTTCTTTGTCAGAACACTCCTCGGCACAGCACTGAGTGGCTGTAGATTCATCCAATTCATTTCCAGACCCTTGTTTATCAACATCCTCAAGTAATGCAGTTTGTTCACTATCTTCTGAACACTCagaattttttgaaacCACAATATCTGACATTTTCTCAGAATTCAGCTCTCGAattctcttcttttctttctcatATCTTATGTTGAATTCTTCTCTCTCCCTTGCTACTATTCTTTCAATGCGCTTATATTTCTGAGTACTGGATCTCAAGCCAATTCTTGCCTCATTACTATCAGCAAGAAGCTTCAGTAGTTCGTGGATCTGAGATGAAGGCAAGATCTTTTCAAACATAGATTTGAGCTCATGATCTCCAGTGTAGtaaaaattcttatttCCCTTTGTACATGTGCAATAAGTTAATTTTGTGTACCTACATCTAATGTGATATTTATTTCGGAATATTTCCAAGTTATCCTGcattttcaaaaacaataattacctaaaatataatatgagaatcaaaataatatatcacatttaagtaatatattatttacttaGCTATTTCTTCCTTACATTGCCTCGATTTAATACTTTGGAATAAAAGGTGGGGCATTGGCGCCAAGCTGTTATTGCTTCCATTCAAAGACTTAAGGGGAAAAACTAAAGGAGAAAGGAAGAAAAAGCCCAAAAGGTTTAGTTTCGAATGATAGATgcattttttgtatttaacAAAACTGGGCTAGTTCTCTGGTCATATAGAAGCGAAGATGCAGGGCCAGAGGAGATCTTAGAACAGGTTCTACAAGGCTTAGTAGAGCATATTTTCTTGGAAGAAAGGTTAACACAAAAATACTATGATCAGGGAGCTTATAGAGTAAACTGGAGCACAATC from Cryptosporidium parvum Iowa II chromosome 8, whole genome shotgun sequence encodes the following:
- a CDS encoding signal peptide, 4+ transmembrane domains; translation: MVDLFRAALLFPLFLIIICISLPFTECERIHELTKLKQESPNSLINFNFTGYQHFVLMDGRDYDLVILYTGTKKSCPSCVTSSNNFEVAAKNYYKQLKPNQKIFFGYLYVDKVENVVGIHKLRFLPAIIYIESTKQFITSSLSFSRESQWRIPEQKDISSVAMIKFLNSRTGNNFEIILSFEEKVKRISMLIFLLIVSILCIYNIIMLARNKPFIIMILAIIACSISMSGIVYSIQHGKYQSRDFFVQNPRVQNLHEGMLMSILMTLSSLFLFLTPFVIHGKIFIFKRKIPGWSALILLISFIFSVLCIYFGYKMKVSWYAPTFYPPPGYLKGPLLVDRGNSF
- a CDS encoding histone H4, which gives rise to MSGRGKGGKGLGKGGAKRHRKVLRDNIQGITKPAIRRLARRGGVKRISALIYEEVRGVLKAFLETVIKDAVTYTEYARRKTVTAMDVVHALKRQGKTLYGFGG
- a CDS encoding U2AG splicing factor U2AF U2snRNP auxilliary factor small subunit CCCh+RRM+CCCh-like, with translation DVNQNGQMAEHLARILGTEEDRVNCPFYWKIGACRHGDQCSRNHYKPTSSPTVIIRHIYENSPVALAIAEGQEVSDKLADEESDKVEVFYEEMFKELSKYGEILELLICDNIGDHMIGNVYIRFSTEEYAKTALANLRGKMYAGKPINIELSPVSDFKEARCRQYIDGCCNRGGYCNFMHIKHVPRCVKDKIFDQMYSEHPEYLHRKTNSCGKSSARDDGKGSESSRPRKFQRQSSEERRLMIESWNKRRENNSWY
- a CDS encoding protein with 2x PHD domains; its protein translation is MQDNLEIFRNKYHIRCRYTKLTYCTCTKGNKNFYYTGDHELKSMFEKILPSSQIHELLKLLADSNEARIGLRSSTQKYKRIERIVAREREEFNIRYEKEKKRIRELNSEKMSDIVVSKNSECSEDSEQTALLEDVDKQGSGNELDESTATQCCAEECSDKENYENILRCNVCHKSFHTWCCSPKMSEYIKNSFPWACSECISCTVCKRSDRPSIQVFCDICSRCFHTSCLNPKLHKVPRNFWLCDDCKVCSKCHKLINFPVENGEILSESLPEGFDYLDSKYGTRICYECKEDEKDLICGVCNCALYKSGNRVCSLCKMYVHNNCLNAQICNLCNQ